Proteins co-encoded in one Nicotiana sylvestris chromosome 7, ASM39365v2, whole genome shotgun sequence genomic window:
- the LOC104246699 gene encoding uncharacterized protein: protein MEESTNDLLKKLLIDNQQLKTDFKNLERQMGQLATNQNTRLAGALPSDIEKNPQVNAITLRNGRELEEVPKKKKDKPIPEGELIPKVTHEPKNVAEITEPVEAPRPPPPFLRRLQKKNDDRMFTKFFSILSQVQLNIPLVDVLREIPKYVKYIKDIVAHKRRLTEFETVALTEECTSRVQNKLPQKLKDPGSFTIHVRIGNIDVGHALCDLGASINLMPLSLFKQLGLGAPRPTTVTLQLADRSIAYPEGVIEDVLLQIGKFIFPADFIILDYEADELVPIILGRPFLATGDAIIKVREGKMILRVDDEEAVFNVYKTIQLPRHYEELSMISVVEADEQIHYSSVYLDDSLDKALMLLDSLGADEEAEEMMHILDTSCAYIQGIHPFEPLNNPEGPPPKPSIEEAPKLELKPLPPHL from the coding sequence ATGGAAGAAAGTACCAATGATTTGCTAAAGAAGttgttgattgacaatcagcAACTCAAGACCGACTTCAAAAATCTTGAGAGGCAAATGGGGCAGTTAGCAACAAATCAAAACACTAGACTTGCAGGCGCTCTCCCCAGTGATATAGAAAAGAACCCTCAAGTGAATGCAATTACACTTAGAAATGGGAGGGAGCTAGAGGAAgtgccaaagaaaaagaaagacaagcCCATACCTGAGGGAGAGTTGATCCCCAAAGTGACTCACGAGCCAAAGAATGTTGCTGAAATTACAGAGCCAGTGGAGGCcccaaggccaccaccacctttccTCCGGAGATTgcagaaaaaaaatgatgatcgcatgttcaCAAAATTTTTCTCTATATTGAGCCAGGTTCAATTGAATATACCACTTGTTGATGTGCTTCGTGAAATTCCAAAGTATGttaagtacataaaagatatagtggctcacaagagaAGATTAACTGAATTTGAGACAGTggcacttactgaggagtgcacttcaagggtccaaaataagctccctcaaaagcttaaggatcctggAAGCTTCACGATTCATGTGCGcattggtaatattgatgtgggtCATGCTCTTTGCGATTTGGGGGCGAGCATAAATCTGATGCCCTTGTCTTTGTTCAAACAATTGGGCCTGGGAGCTCCAAGGCCCACTACTGTGACGTTGCAGCTGGCTGATAGATCGATAGCTTACCCTgaaggggtgattgaagatgtgttgcTGCAGATTGGGAAATTCATCTTCCCTGCTGATTTCATTATCCTCGATTATGAGGCTGATGAactggttccaatcatattggggcgACCTTTCTTAGCTACTGGTGATGCAATTATCAAAGTGAGAGAGGGAAAGATGATTTTGAGGGTAGATGATGAGGAAGCAGTTTTTAATGTCTACAAAACAATCCAACTTCCCCGCCACTATGAGGAGCTCTCAATGATATCTGTTGTTGAGGCTGATGAGCAGATTCATTATTCGAGTGTATATCTAGACGATTCTCTAGATAAAGCACTTATGTTGCTTGATAGCCTGGGGGCTGACGAGGAGGCTGAGGAGATGATGCACATCCTAGATACATCTTGTGCGTACATACAAGGGATACACCCCTTTGAGCCTTTGAATAATCCAGAGGGACCTCCTCCAAAGCCGTCAATTGAGGAAGCCCCAAAATTGGAGCTTAAACCTCTTCCACCTCACCTATAA